In the genome of Trichomycterus rosablanca isolate fTriRos1 chromosome 24, fTriRos1.hap1, whole genome shotgun sequence, one region contains:
- the znf831 gene encoding zinc finger protein 831, producing the protein MATGKQGCGSAAEPQHSVSAQREKEMHVQAPLTAMYIQAVPALPSHPQAQPAAMQDAAVIPLSMPMVLANQTLPILTLQITSGTALQQQKPELSASSPRPKSAGKHVCPHCGRDCLKPSVLEKHLRCHTGERPYPCPTCGISFKTQSNLYKHKRTQAHARLSSESGKETFSSQESTDSSRDICFGPSVELQREDSGDTKRPDSVLSTVSENTASSDQVCSAESQTKSDTEWALCKAAVVGLIASPAHGQQETLNPADCRISLSPEGKTEAALIQAKDPTGDGRSPLTPNRTPLQRQEALLPKLSRGKSQSHDSTDSGFSESNEHHLTSSPGYSLHNPSMDSATSMELQKPGDSETPTDEATEDMKNKVSFQEKQKLEEHILKLISENNLLMDDKHLVNVRPRKTVLSKQGSIDLPMPYTYKDSFHFEMRSSKHQVSISQTQDKRGRAIYSSMPTQHSTSMEHAPLTRSSSLPFSINNYNSDKTILPYQGDNIPLSRRCSAGHIYPFKSVDQHAPSHRSLVRQVAVDCLSTAEGSSVERGSHSSLSSVEDFTDNATESAVKRCHRKKVQKFPYNKWYMYGGGTFKKLYNTEKDSVLKSRKVMVCSEQTETKMNQISQEKDSSSVSESVTSCSNVCPPPAVNMLIAHTSSQVISSYVLLQSPIKQSDRSLQQCLVNQTNVSSSCDLNTMTNAEKGTKEKDTGSEIHFSSQVPSERKKQKTDDVITAVMEDKDKQIGRQQCVFTSASQQVKSLPFKFCDVSQRTLYTQQKDREGSLTNMSSLKQRQLFKRHSSPLFVANISGTSGSTSASASIPSVSSAETSFLPKYQLKIPSSTDGASNSCFGKTLLNMSLPSLQPLQQTHPTTTLAQSASTSTNSTLCTTAITQTDTVTSMEYIEPSKTKVQNQPSIYTSASISTTPTILSSFPQNKPGNMLTQNQCTTSSILSNPGQTFTALDQCQSITVSTRQDIIPSLCQSTTLTANTKNCAGSTMSVLQNNSATSVVIVRQPPGPTKETPVSGNKDLMGGIPLDISHTAFPEAKDTFYVQTADLQIVMQLISDEQLAQIEPHIETPGYTSTGSHSFFSKDMEISGNDRIHKQCSGDTGSKECVAFESVNKSVLSQIPDVTQTLFGSTVTEHKENMTSACGVYLTNTQGVISSSCSKTEHHISASLDSKVKTSGQQYKLSTAPEGSSVLKKLETAGFRNRPCPIQRPSEIPNEASPGRSATKSGKELSNFSTDDWISGNFSPSLSRVEEHFQEVKVCPGTSHCFVASMNKTAVFSEETSVKATYFPDISVLSEPSEKRHESHRSVVMTPQKQKLTSVEGEMTQTNMSCISEAPRLKPASISTSTTQVKLVSTEEPSQPKSHWSSCSSSASTSSGSVSACQSKPLKCTRAKAQQNKPCTLGEFVHHSNQQDCSTEGAEVSLDKAEVKELTSKTVHLTPDHFESQRPKANCTEKESIECKQVPGGMNNVSQDTFTGPPVSHSLQSPELQRVAGTGSWRWTPQEDKNIGGDCGVRMLDTNLTRMIQEEDGMKNKERQEATCSHEGYKTAVKPHPQLSQHENNLKTSSSQLGMSTVSNSTPPAICDATNHPQDSPPLGQSDCLHNSEQVNPKQISQNNTKELKQVSFGSHERFISTHTRQNEVRHSKCGHLLAHPLLVNAIQKKVQKETEKMNSESQSYSKKSQIQRPLADHKTDGTPRVGVPDELFVTSSCNTESSQIIKNTPDITFSSCSVPANKSGINSSPICTSNNTTELNAPQCPLGGSYLEEEERASSSDDEGKLVINLE; encoded by the exons ACCTGCGCTGCCACACTGGTGAGAGGCCATATCCTTGTCCCACTTGCGGCATCTCCTTCAAGACACAGAGCAACCTTTACAAACACAAACGCACCCAGGCCCATGCTCGTTTATCCAGCGAATCTGGAAAGGAAACCTTCAGCAGCCAGGAGAGCACAGACAGCTCGAGAGATATTTGCTTCGGTCCATCTGTGGAATTGCAAAGGGAAGACTCAGGTGACACAAAAAGACCCGACAGCGTCCTTTCTACTGTATCAGAAAACACAGCGAGCTCTGATCAAGTTTGTTCGGCTGAGAGTCAGACAAAGTCTGACACTGAATGGGCTTTATGCAAAGCTGCTGTGGTTGGACTTATTGCTTCACCAGCTCATGGACAACAGGAAACCTTAAACCCTGCAGACTGTAGGATATCATTATCACCTGAAGGCAAAACAGAAGCTGCTTTAATCCAGGCAAAAGACCCAACAGGAGATGGTCGCTCTCCACTGACTCCAAATCGCACACCTCTCCAAAGGCAGGAAGCCCTCCTTCCAAAACTCTCCAGAGGGAAGTCTCAAAGCCATGACAGCACAGACTCAGGCTTTAGTGAAAGTAATGAACATCACTTGACCTCAAGTCCGGGATATTCCCTGCACAATCCCAGCATGGATTCAGCTACCAGCATGGAACTGCAGAAACCAGGAGACTCTGAAACCCCCACAGATGAGGCTACAGAGGACATGAAAAACAAGGTGTCATTTCAGGAGAAACAAAAGCTGGAGGAGCACATTTTGAAACTTATATCTGAAAACAACTTGCTAATGGATGACAAACACCTTGTAAATGTGCGTCCAAGGAAGACAGTGTTGTCCAAACAAGGCAGCATTGATCTTCCCATGCCATACACTTACAAAGACTCATTTCATTTTGAGATGAGAAGCAGCAAACACCAAGTCTCCATTTCGCAAACACAGGACAAAAGAGGTAGGGCTATTTACAGCTCTATGCCCACACAACACTCCACCAGCATGGAGCATGCTCCATTAACAAGAAGCAGCTCTTTACCATTTAGCATAAACAATTATAACAGTGACAAGACAATTTTACCTTATCAAGGAGACAACATACCTTTGAGCAGACGGTGTAGCGCAGGTCACATTTACCCTTTCAAATCGGTAGATCAACATGCACCTAGCCATCGCTCACTGGTCAGGCAGGTAGCAGTGGACTGTCTATCGACAGCCGAGGGATCTTCAGTGGAGAGAGGCAGTCACAGTAGCCTTAGCTCGGTTGAAGACTTCACTGACAATGCAACAGAGTCAGCTGTCAAAAGATGCCACAGAAAGAAAGTACAAAAGTTTCCTTACAATAAATGGTATATGTACGGAGGTGGTACATTCAAAAAGCTCTACAACACAGAGAAAGACAGTGTTTTGAAAAGCAGAAAGGTCATGGTTTGCTCTGAGCAAACTGAAACCAAGATGAATCAAATAAGCCAAGAGAAAGATAGTTCATCAGTGTCTGAGAGCGTTACTTCCTGTTCTAATGTGTGTCCGCCTCCTGCTGTAAATATGCTAATAGCACACACATCCAGTCAGGTAATTTCTTCTTATGTACTTTTGCAAAGTCCAATAAAACAATCCGACAGATCACTTCAGCAATGTTTGGTCAATCAGACTAATGTTTCAAGCTCATGTGACTTAAACACCATGACGAATGCAGAAAAAGGGACAAAAGAAAAAGACACGggttcagaaatacatttttCAAGTCAAGTTCCCTCAGAGAGGAAAAAGCAGAAGACAGATGATGTAATTACAGCTGTGATGGAAGACAAGGACAAACAAATAGGGAGGCAGCAATGTGTTTTCACCTCTGCAAGTCAACAGGTAAAATCACTACCATTTAAGTTTTGTGATGTGTCCCAAAGAACACTTTATACCCAGCAGAAGGACAGGGAAGGCAGTTTGACCAATATGTCTTCTTTAAAACAGAGACAGCTTTTTAAAAGACACAGCTCTCCTCTTTTTGTGGCCAATATAAGCGGGACATCTGGGTCGACTTCAGCCTCTGCCAGCATCCCATCTGTTTCTTCAGCCGAGACCAGCTTTCTTCCTAAGTATCAGCTAAAGATTCCATCTTCTACAGATGGTGCCTCAAATTCGTGTTTTGGCAAAACTTTGCTGAACATGTCTTTACCCAGCCTTCAACCTTTACAGCAGACTCACCCTACAACAACTTTAGCACAATCAGCTTCAACAAGTACAAATTCTACTTTGTGTACAACAGCCATAACACAGACTGATACTGTGACATCTATGGAATACATTGAGCCATCAAAAACAAAGGTACAGAATCAACCTAGTATATACACATCGGCTTCAATCTCAACAACACCTACAATACTTTCGTCATTCCCCCAGAACAAGCCTGGTAACATGCTAACACAAAACCAGTGCACCACATCTTCAATTTTGAGTAATCCTGGACAAACTTTTACAGCCTTGGATCAATGTCAATCCATCACTGTTAGCACAAGACAGGACATAATCCCATCACTTTGCCAATCAACTACTTTAACAGCAAACACCAAGAACTGTGCTGGATCTACAATGTCTGTTTTACAAAACAATTCTGCCACATCGGTAGTTATTGTAAGGCAACCACCAGGACCTACTAAGGAAACACCTGTGTCAGGTAATAAAGATTTAATGGGGGGAATCCCCTTGGATATAAGCCACACTGCATTCCCCGAAGctaaggacacattttatgtgCAAACAGCGGATCTCCAGATAGTTATGCAACTCATTTCAGATGAGCAGTTAGCTCAGATAGAGCCGCACATCGAAACACCAGGCTATACATCAACTGGAAGTCACTCATTTTTCAGCAAAGATATGGAAATATCTGGGAATGACAGGATCCATAAACAATGCTCGGGGGACACAGGATCAAAAGAGTGTGTAGCATTTGAGAGTGTAAACAAAAGTGTGCTTAGCCAAATCCCAGACGTAACACAGACATTATTTGGCTCAACAGTTACAGAACACAAGGAAAACATGACAAGTGCTTGTGGTGTTTATTTAACAAACACTCAAGGGGTCATTTCAAGCTCATGTTCAAAGACAGAACATCACATTTCAGCTTCATTGGATAGCAAAGTGAAAACATCAGGACAGCAGTATAAATTAAGTACAGCACCTGAGGGCAGTAGTGTGCTAAAAAAGCTGGAGACTGCAGGGTTTAGGAATCGACCATGTCCTATTCAGAGACCTAGTGAGATACCGAATGAAGCTTCACCAGGCAGATCTGCAACAAAAAGTGGCAAAGAGCTAAGCAACTTTTCTACAGATGACTGGATCTCTGGAAACTTTTCACCATCATTAAGCAGAGTGGAGGAACATTTTCAAGAGGTTAAAGTCTGTCCAGGGACTAGCCATTGCTTTGTGGCATCTATGAACAAGACTGCAGTATTCTCTGAGGAAACATCTGTCAAAGCCACATATTTTCCAGACATTTCTGTATTATCTGAGCCATCTGAAAAAAGACATGAAAGCCATCGGTCTGTAGTAATGACTCCACAAAAGCAAAAATTGACATCTGTTGAAGGAGAGATGACTCAAACAAACATGTCATGCATCTCTGAGGCACCCAGACTCAAACCAGCCTCCATTTCGACATCTACAACCCAAGTGAAGCTGGTTTCCACAGAGGAGCCAAGCCAACCAAAATCACACTGGTCATCGTGCAGCTCTTCAGCATCTACCAGCTCAGGGAGTGTATCAGCCTGCCAAAGCAAACCACTGAAATGTACACGTGCTAAAGCACAGCAAAATAAACCTTGCACTCTCGGTGAATTTGTACACCACTCAAATCAACAGGATTGTTCTACTGAGGGAGCAGAAGTATCTTTGGATAAAGCTGAGGTCAAGGAACTGACATCCAAGACTGTTCATCTGACCCCGGATCATTTTGAGTCACAGAGACCAAAAGCCAATTGTACTGAAAAAGAAAGTATTGAATGTAAACAGGTACCTGGTGGAATGAACAATGTCAGTCAGGATACATTCACAG GGCCTCCGGTGAGCCACTCTCTCCAAAGCCCTGAGCTCCAACGGGTGGCTGGAACAGGGAGCTGGAGGTGGACCCCCCAGGAAGATAAAAATATAGGAGGTGACTGTGGGGTGAGGATGTTAGACACAAACCTGACACGCATGATACAGGAGGAGGACGGCATGAAAAACAAAGAGAGG CAGGAGGCAACGTGCAGTCATGAAGGCTACAAGACAGCAGTAAAACCACACCCACAACTGTCCCAGCATGAGAATAATCTAAAGACATCATCTTCCCAGCTGGGCATGTCTACAGTTTCCAATAGTACTCCTCCTGCAATCTGTGACGCAACCAATCATCCACAAGACTCACCACCTCTTGGTCAAAGCGACTGTCTGCACAACTCTGAGCAAGTCAATCCAAAGCAAATCAGCCAGAATAATACAAAAGAATTGAAGCAAGTCTCTTTTGGAAGCCATGAAAGATTCATATCAACACACACAAGACAAAATGAGGTCAGACACTCAAAGTGTGGGCATCTCTTAGCTCATCCTCTGTTGGTTAACGCCATTCAGAAAAAGGTTCAGAAAGAGACTGAAAAAATGAACTCAGAGAGCCAAAGTTATTCAAAGAAATCACAAATCCAGAGGCCATTGGCAGATCACAAAACAGATGGGACACCAAGGGTTGGTGTGCCAGATGAACTCTTCGTGACATCATCTTGTAACACAGAGTCaagtcaaataataaaaaacactccTGATATAACATTTTCCTCATGCTCTGTTCCTGCTAACAAATCTGGCATAAATTCTAGTCCAATATGTACTTCTAATAATACCACTGAGCTTAATGCACCACAGTGCCCATTGGGTGGCAGCTACTTAGAGGAAGAGGAAAGGGCCAGTAGTAGCGATGATGAAGGAAAACTAGTCATTAACCTTGAGTAA